Proteins encoded together in one Deinococcus metalli window:
- a CDS encoding SDR family oxidoreductase: protein MTQMPPHSLGTLAPGTPQSTFRPDLLAGKHALITGGGSGINLGIAQSFAAHGCAVTILGRNLDKAQAAARGIVDAGGRALGVSADVRDYPAMQAAVARAVGAFGDFDIVLAGAAGNFPAPVDGISPNGFRTVVEIDLIGTYHTIKAAGPHLNAPGGTVLSISAYGIPVPMQAHVVAAKAGVDMLTRTLAIEWGLRGIRVNAIVPGPIDGTEGMARLAPDEASRSRVAGSVPLGRMGVPQDIANAALFLVSDAASYVTGVILPVDGGQNMLGGAPQYQTYQQMGLAQPKP, encoded by the coding sequence ATGACCCAGATGCCCCCGCATTCCCTCGGCACCCTCGCGCCCGGCACGCCCCAGAGCACCTTCCGCCCCGACCTGCTGGCCGGCAAGCACGCGCTAATCACCGGCGGGGGCAGCGGCATCAACCTGGGCATCGCGCAGAGTTTCGCCGCGCACGGCTGCGCCGTGACGATCCTGGGCCGCAACCTCGACAAGGCGCAGGCGGCCGCGCGGGGCATCGTGGACGCGGGCGGCCGGGCGCTGGGCGTCAGCGCGGACGTGCGCGACTACCCCGCAATGCAGGCCGCCGTCGCGCGGGCCGTGGGCGCGTTCGGTGACTTCGACATCGTCCTGGCCGGCGCCGCCGGGAACTTCCCCGCGCCGGTGGACGGCATCAGCCCCAACGGCTTCAGGACCGTCGTGGAGATCGACCTGATCGGCACGTACCACACCATCAAGGCCGCCGGCCCGCACCTGAACGCTCCCGGCGGCACGGTGCTCAGCATCAGCGCGTACGGCATCCCGGTGCCCATGCAGGCGCATGTGGTCGCCGCGAAGGCGGGGGTGGACATGCTCACGCGCACCCTGGCCATCGAGTGGGGCCTGCGCGGCATCCGCGTGAACGCCATCGTGCCTGGCCCCATCGACGGCACCGAGGGCATGGCCCGCCTCGCGCCGGACGAGGCCAGCCGCAGCCGCGTGGCGGGCAGCGTGCCGCTGGGCCGCATGGGCGTGCCGCAGGACATCGCCAACGCCGCCCTGTTCCTAGTGTCCGACGCGGCCAGTTACGTGACCGGCGTGATCCTGCCCGTGGACGGCGGCCAGAACATGCTCGGCGGCGCGCCGCAGTACCAGACGTACCAGCAGATGGGCCTGGCGCAGCCGAAGCCCTGA
- a CDS encoding enoyl-CoA hydratase-related protein, which yields MTFRSVKLTREGGVATLTITSKKGALGPAFWEDMARVLTDLDGARVLIVRGEELFSAGLDVTASAASIAPALGDPEKFRAVVDDMHAAIEGLAALPIPVIAAVHGWCIGAGLELIAACDLRVCSADARFRLPEVRLGITADLGGLQRLPRVIGHGRAAHLALTAEPIDAPTAERWGLVTEVLDTPDALFARAQQLALHLAGLPARALEGTKRILNDDLPHARSLADAVQWNALHMTAEGLASALKT from the coding sequence ATGACTTTCCGGAGCGTGAAGCTCACCCGCGAGGGTGGCGTCGCCACCCTGACCATCACCAGCAAGAAGGGCGCCCTGGGTCCCGCGTTCTGGGAGGACATGGCGCGCGTCCTGACCGACCTGGACGGCGCCCGCGTGCTGATCGTGCGCGGCGAGGAGCTGTTCAGCGCCGGGCTGGACGTGACGGCCAGCGCCGCGAGCATCGCGCCCGCCCTGGGCGACCCCGAGAAGTTCCGGGCGGTGGTGGACGACATGCACGCCGCTATCGAGGGCCTGGCCGCGCTGCCGATCCCGGTGATCGCGGCCGTGCACGGGTGGTGCATCGGCGCGGGCCTGGAACTCATCGCGGCCTGCGACCTGCGCGTGTGCTCGGCCGATGCCCGCTTCCGCCTGCCGGAAGTCCGCCTGGGCATCACCGCGGACCTCGGCGGCCTGCAACGCCTGCCGCGCGTGATCGGCCACGGCCGCGCCGCGCACCTCGCCCTGACTGCCGAGCCCATCGACGCGCCCACCGCCGAACGCTGGGGCCTGGTGACCGAGGTGCTGGACACCCCGGACGCGCTGTTCGCCCGCGCGCAGCAGCTCGCCCTGCACCTCGCCGGCCTGCCCGCCCGCGCGCTGGAGGGCACCAAGCGCATCCTGAACGACGACCTGCCGCACGCCCGCAGCCTCGCGGACGCCGTGCAGTGGAACGCCCTGCACATGACCGCCGAGGGCCTCGCCAGCGCCCTGAAGACCTGA
- a CDS encoding sensor histidine kinase, giving the protein MPAPAPIPPGPPAVPAPAPADTAGRARARPSLQSMLIRPLILPLLLMLGVGLAVLVGVNRGAQARALVTDSQTRLILISSLSGDVASMENGERGYVLTGDQDFLAPYAEGRLRFSAHTYALHDLSPPEQQARLAQVQALVTRWFQTAAEPEIHARRTSLTAAASLVDTGAGKAILDEARRALDDMQVEENTNLSAATASSQDTLNRVRLVTVGGLLLGVLLLLVTAWQVARTVTAMLNHLTEGARQIAAGRYDLRLPDSDVRELAELGRQVDVMAAAVQRREHELRVSNEKLGRSNRELEQFAYVASHDLQEPLRTIASFTELLARRYHGQLDERADQYIAFTTSATTRMKNLIQDLLSYSRVRQGGRSPTTLDMQDLVGSVVDDLAAQVAAVGGRVVLEPLPTVQGNAELLRQVFLNLIGNALKFRAEDRAPVVQVSAARQGRGWVFSVQDNGIGIEPQYHERIFGVFQRLHGQDEYDGSGIGLAVARSAVEQHGGAVWVESRPGQGSTFRFSVPDATAGPVGAVPTAASTPDPVPAAARDAATPAKEPA; this is encoded by the coding sequence ATGCCCGCCCCCGCCCCGATCCCGCCTGGTCCGCCGGCCGTGCCCGCGCCGGCCCCGGCGGACACGGCCGGTCGGGCGCGGGCACGCCCCTCGTTGCAGTCGATGCTGATCCGCCCCCTGATCCTGCCGCTGCTGCTGATGCTGGGTGTGGGACTGGCCGTGCTGGTGGGCGTCAACCGCGGCGCGCAGGCGAGGGCGCTGGTCACGGACTCGCAGACCCGCCTGATCCTGATCAGCTCGCTGAGCGGCGACGTCGCCAGCATGGAAAACGGTGAGCGCGGGTACGTCCTGACCGGGGACCAGGACTTCCTGGCCCCGTACGCCGAGGGCCGCCTGCGCTTCTCGGCGCACACCTACGCCCTGCACGACCTCAGCCCGCCCGAACAGCAGGCGCGCCTGGCACAGGTGCAGGCGCTCGTGACCCGCTGGTTCCAGACAGCGGCCGAGCCGGAGATCCATGCCCGGCGCACCTCGCTGACGGCGGCGGCCTCGCTGGTCGACACCGGCGCCGGCAAGGCCATCCTGGACGAGGCCCGGCGCGCGCTGGACGACATGCAGGTCGAGGAGAACACGAACCTGAGCGCCGCGACCGCCTCCAGCCAGGACACCCTCAACCGCGTGCGGCTGGTCACGGTGGGGGGGCTGCTGCTGGGCGTGCTGCTGCTGCTCGTGACCGCGTGGCAGGTGGCCCGCACGGTCACGGCCATGCTCAACCACCTCACCGAGGGCGCGCGTCAGATCGCGGCCGGGCGCTACGACCTGCGCCTCCCGGACAGCGACGTGCGTGAACTCGCGGAGCTGGGCCGGCAGGTGGACGTCATGGCGGCCGCCGTGCAGCGCCGCGAGCACGAGCTGCGCGTCTCGAACGAGAAGCTCGGGCGCAGCAACCGCGAGCTGGAGCAGTTCGCGTACGTCGCGTCCCACGACCTGCAGGAACCGCTGCGGACCATCGCCAGCTTCACCGAACTGCTCGCGCGGCGCTACCACGGGCAGCTGGACGAGCGCGCCGACCAGTACATCGCCTTCACGACCTCCGCCACCACCCGCATGAAGAACCTGATCCAGGACCTGCTCTCGTACTCCCGCGTGCGCCAGGGCGGACGCTCTCCCACCACGCTCGACATGCAGGACCTCGTCGGGAGCGTCGTGGACGACCTGGCGGCGCAGGTGGCCGCTGTGGGAGGCCGCGTGGTGCTGGAACCGCTGCCGACCGTGCAGGGCAACGCCGAGCTGCTGCGGCAGGTGTTCCTGAACCTGATCGGCAACGCCCTGAAGTTCCGCGCCGAGGACCGCGCGCCGGTCGTGCAGGTCAGCGCAGCGCGTCAGGGGCGCGGCTGGGTCTTCAGCGTGCAGGACAACGGTATCGGGATCGAGCCGCAGTACCACGAGCGCATCTTCGGGGTCTTCCAGCGGCTACACGGCCAGGACGAGTACGATGGCAGCGGGATCGGCCTGGCGGTCGCCCGCAGCGCCGTCGAGCAGCATGGCGGCGCCGTGTGGGTCGAGAGCCGGCCCGGTCAGGGCAGCACCTTCCGCTTCAGCGTGCCGGACGCCACCGCCGGCCCGGTGGGCGCGGTGCCCACGGCCGCCAGCACCCCCGACCCTGTTCCCGCCGCGGCCCGAGACGCCGCGACCCCCGCCAAGGAGCCCGCATGA
- a CDS encoding response regulator: MTGIEILLVEDNPADVMLTREAFEEADFPHQLRHARDGVDALMYLRREGKYAQATRPDVILMDLNMPRMSGLEVLDILKADDSLRSIPVIVLTTSRAETDIWRSYDLHANAYIPKPVSIAEFVDVVRTLGNFWFHKAALPPRRT; this comes from the coding sequence ATGACCGGTATCGAGATCCTGCTCGTCGAGGACAATCCCGCGGACGTCATGCTGACCAGGGAGGCCTTCGAGGAAGCGGACTTCCCGCACCAGCTGCGCCATGCCCGCGACGGCGTGGACGCCCTGATGTACCTGCGCCGCGAGGGCAAGTACGCCCAGGCCACCCGCCCCGACGTGATCCTGATGGACCTGAACATGCCGCGCATGAGCGGCCTGGAGGTGCTCGACATCCTCAAGGCCGACGACAGCCTGCGCAGCATCCCGGTGATCGTGCTGACCACCTCGCGCGCCGAGACGGACATCTGGCGCAGCTACGACCTGCACGCCAACGCCTACATTCCCAAACCGGTCAGCATCGCGGAGTTCGTGGACGTGGTGCGCACCCTGGGCAACTTCTGGTTTCACAAGGCGGCGCTGCCCCCCCGGCGGACGTAG
- the lptB gene encoding LPS export ABC transporter ATP-binding protein — protein MSVPHPDTAAPVVTGAARPVLSAQGLGKTFGRRTVVRNVSFTVQPGEIVALFGPNGAGKTTTFYMVVGFIRPGAGRITLGDRDLTRLPMHERARLGLGYLPQEASAFRKLTARDNLLAILEYQKLPRAEQEVRADALLAEFGLTHLAGSYAYQLSGGERRRLELARALTTDPDYLLLDEPFTGVDPKSIRDIQRLIRELRDRRGIGVFITDHNVRETIALTDRVYLMFDGDVKFEGTPASFAQDEDVRRHYLGDDFEL, from the coding sequence CTGAGCGTTCCCCACCCGGACACCGCCGCGCCTGTGGTCACGGGCGCGGCGCGGCCGGTGCTGAGCGCGCAGGGCCTGGGCAAGACCTTCGGCCGGCGCACCGTCGTGCGCAACGTAAGCTTCACCGTGCAGCCCGGCGAGATCGTCGCGCTGTTCGGCCCCAACGGTGCGGGCAAGACCACCACCTTCTACATGGTCGTGGGCTTCATCCGGCCCGGCGCCGGGCGCATCACGCTGGGTGACCGGGACCTGACCCGGCTGCCCATGCACGAACGTGCCCGGCTGGGCCTGGGCTACCTGCCGCAGGAGGCCAGCGCGTTTCGCAAACTCACGGCGCGCGACAACCTGCTCGCCATCCTGGAGTACCAGAAGCTCCCGCGTGCCGAGCAGGAGGTACGCGCGGACGCCCTGCTGGCCGAATTCGGCCTCACGCACCTGGCGGGCAGCTACGCGTATCAGCTGTCGGGCGGCGAGCGCCGCCGGCTGGAACTCGCGCGCGCCCTGACCACCGATCCCGACTACCTGCTGCTCGACGAGCCCTTCACGGGCGTGGACCCCAAGAGCATCCGCGACATCCAGCGCCTGATCCGGGAGCTGCGTGACCGTCGCGGCATCGGGGTGTTCATCACGGACCACAACGTCCGCGAGACCATCGCCCTGACCGACCGCGTGTACCTGATGTTCGACGGAGACGTGAAGTTCGAGGGCACCCCCGCGAGCTTCGCGCAGGACGAGGACGTCCGCCGGCACTACCTCGGCGACGACTTCGAGCTGTAG
- a CDS encoding DUF3084 domain-containing protein — translation MLWVFLAFVVLLSGVVAYAADTIARKAGRKHIRWFGLRPKTTALVVAVLSGMAISAASLTAFLLLNKNAVDIIAAADQLRPQLESLRREYAAAKDDLKAANAERDAARKEAERVGELQAAAQRDLRATRADLETAQQAEQRLKAETATLQGRVKTLGTTITTLEGLAKENRVKLQASEAALKASQARAQTLDAQVLDFRARTALAQQEAQNAQDRAATVQASADRAQARAATAEAAARTAQARALQVQEASARAQVSARQALAQVQAQAQAARTQADALRTQVGQLGASRQAAQQDLQNAKAALATARTALAAAQTARAQAERQRQAAQAARDTVAAERSRVAAQRDQLVADRDRITRQRDQAQGDLVVLQQQQLALKSSNDALSRDLATARTTLGKLQDEYSSSRAELNASRNTDLAYPKNDLVYAAVVPSVRNLDGFLKDADRAAQTRGAKGSPAVRLASGSRAALETTLRGLNTSTFVQCRAAQNAALGFPVDLSCDARPNTVLFHRGDIIRRISVNLKAEPRVIQDQISELVKDTVVDITTRGVPDEYILNQGLDVNEFIALLTRLNARSDATAVVGMAARDDVKPSTRVDLYPILP, via the coding sequence ATGCTGTGGGTCTTCCTGGCATTCGTGGTGCTGCTGTCCGGCGTGGTCGCCTACGCGGCCGATACCATCGCGCGCAAGGCGGGCCGCAAGCACATCCGCTGGTTCGGCCTGCGCCCCAAGACGACCGCGCTGGTCGTCGCGGTGCTGTCGGGCATGGCCATCTCGGCCGCCAGCCTGACCGCCTTCCTGCTGCTGAACAAGAATGCCGTGGACATCATCGCCGCCGCAGACCAGTTGCGCCCGCAGCTGGAATCGCTGCGCCGGGAGTACGCGGCCGCGAAGGACGACCTGAAGGCCGCGAACGCCGAGCGCGACGCCGCCCGCAAGGAGGCCGAGCGCGTGGGCGAGTTGCAGGCCGCCGCGCAGCGTGACCTGCGCGCCACCCGCGCGGACCTGGAGACCGCCCAGCAGGCCGAGCAGCGCCTGAAGGCCGAGACGGCCACCCTCCAGGGCCGTGTGAAGACCCTGGGCACCACCATCACCACCCTGGAAGGCCTGGCGAAGGAGAACCGCGTGAAGCTCCAGGCGTCGGAAGCGGCGCTGAAGGCCAGCCAGGCCCGCGCGCAGACGCTCGACGCCCAGGTGCTCGACTTCCGCGCCCGCACCGCCCTGGCCCAGCAGGAAGCGCAGAACGCCCAGGACCGCGCGGCGACGGTGCAGGCCAGCGCGGACCGGGCGCAGGCGCGTGCCGCCACGGCCGAGGCCGCCGCCCGCACCGCGCAGGCGCGCGCGCTGCAGGTGCAGGAGGCGTCCGCGCGGGCGCAGGTCAGCGCCCGGCAGGCCCTGGCGCAGGTGCAGGCCCAGGCCCAGGCCGCGCGCACCCAGGCGGACGCGCTGCGCACGCAGGTCGGGCAGCTGGGCGCGTCCCGGCAGGCCGCGCAACAGGACCTCCAGAATGCCAAGGCGGCGCTCGCCACCGCCCGCACGGCCCTGGCTGCCGCGCAGACCGCCCGCGCACAGGCCGAGCGGCAGCGGCAGGCCGCGCAGGCGGCGCGCGACACCGTGGCGGCCGAGCGCAGCCGCGTGGCCGCGCAGCGTGACCAGCTCGTCGCGGACCGTGACCGCATCACCCGGCAGCGCGACCAGGCGCAGGGCGACCTGGTGGTCCTGCAACAGCAGCAGCTTGCGCTCAAGAGCAGCAACGACGCCCTCTCGCGCGACCTCGCCACCGCGCGCACCACGCTGGGCAAGTTGCAGGACGAGTACTCCAGCAGCCGCGCCGAACTGAACGCCAGCCGCAACACGGACCTCGCGTACCCGAAAAACGACCTGGTGTACGCGGCGGTGGTGCCCAGCGTGCGCAACCTCGACGGCTTCCTGAAAGACGCCGACAGGGCCGCGCAGACCCGCGGTGCCAAGGGCTCGCCCGCGGTGCGCCTGGCGTCCGGGTCGCGCGCCGCGCTGGAGACCACGCTGCGCGGCCTGAACACCAGCACCTTCGTGCAGTGCCGCGCTGCCCAGAACGCCGCCCTGGGCTTTCCGGTGGACCTCAGCTGCGACGCCCGGCCCAACACCGTCCTGTTCCACCGCGGCGACATCATCCGCCGCATCAGCGTGAACCTGAAGGCCGAGCCGCGCGTGATCCAGGACCAGATCAGCGAACTCGTCAAGGACACCGTCGTGGATATCACCACGCGCGGCGTGCCGGACGAGTACATCCTGAACCAGGGCCTGGACGTCAACGAGTTCATCGCGCTGCTCACGCGCCTGAACGCCCGCAGCGACGCGACCGCCGTGGTCGGCATGGCGGCGCGCGACGACGTGAAGCCCAGCACCCGCGTCGACCTGTACCCGATCCTGCCCTGA
- a CDS encoding ABC transporter substrate-binding protein codes for MRSLLLLTLLLAQSAHAAPVRVEFWHAMGGVKDTVARYARDFNAAQSAYEVVPVAFGNYRDLLPKLQDALKAGTAPALVQLEFTQFPNLAAQGDLADLGRAVDALPDTLSGDLYPSVWKAGQLTGKTYGLPWNVSVPVLLYNAGALKKAGVSFQDTWTGLEGASRTLATGGRRPLIAAADAWTFEANVLSRGGSLVEGTRPALNSPEAVEALTQLARMSAAGQAQPRTLGEATRGAFDFARGQNLFVPASVANWNDARRLPFFTLGVAPFPCEKVGCTVPLGGAVLSVPRGTSAPEQAGAVAFWQALMDPARLSDWVQATAYAPPRRAALPLLEGWYDRNPQLRAAHAQMTRAVPRPTLPAYARWIPLIEQAITRATTGQVSAKAALDDAQQAALK; via the coding sequence ATGCGCTCCCTGCTGCTCCTGACCCTGCTGCTCGCCCAGAGTGCCCACGCCGCCCCGGTGCGCGTGGAGTTCTGGCACGCCATGGGCGGCGTGAAGGACACCGTCGCCCGCTACGCCCGCGATTTCAACGCCGCCCAGAGCGCCTACGAGGTGGTGCCCGTCGCGTTCGGGAATTACCGCGACCTGCTGCCCAAACTCCAGGACGCCCTGAAGGCCGGCACCGCCCCCGCGCTGGTGCAACTGGAGTTCACGCAGTTCCCGAACCTGGCTGCACAGGGCGACCTGGCGGACCTGGGCCGCGCCGTGGACGCCCTGCCGGACACCCTGAGCGGCGACCTCTACCCGTCGGTGTGGAAGGCCGGGCAACTGACCGGCAAGACCTACGGCCTGCCGTGGAACGTGTCGGTGCCGGTGCTGCTGTACAACGCGGGCGCGCTGAAGAAGGCCGGCGTGAGCTTCCAGGACACCTGGACGGGCCTGGAGGGCGCGAGCCGCACGCTGGCGACCGGTGGCCGCCGGCCCCTGATCGCCGCGGCGGACGCGTGGACCTTCGAGGCGAACGTGTTGTCGCGCGGCGGCTCGCTGGTCGAGGGCACGCGCCCGGCCCTGAACAGTCCGGAGGCCGTCGAGGCGCTCACGCAACTGGCGCGCATGAGCGCCGCCGGACAGGCCCAGCCGCGCACGCTGGGCGAGGCGACGCGCGGCGCCTTCGACTTCGCGCGCGGCCAGAACCTGTTCGTTCCTGCCAGCGTCGCCAACTGGAACGACGCGCGCCGCCTGCCCTTCTTCACCCTGGGCGTGGCGCCGTTTCCGTGCGAGAAGGTGGGCTGCACGGTGCCGCTGGGCGGCGCGGTCCTGAGCGTGCCGCGCGGCACGTCCGCGCCCGAACAGGCGGGCGCCGTGGCGTTCTGGCAGGCCCTGATGGACCCCGCCCGGCTGAGTGACTGGGTGCAGGCCACCGCCTACGCCCCCCCGCGCCGCGCCGCGCTGCCGCTGCTGGAGGGCTGGTACGACCGCAACCCGCAGCTGCGCGCCGCGCACGCCCAGATGACCCGCGCCGTGCCGCGCCCCACGCTGCCCGCCTACGCCCGCTGGATTCCCCTGATCGAGCAGGCCATCACCCGCGCCACCACCGGGCAGGTCAGTGCGAAGGCCGCCCTGGACGACGCCCAGCAGGCCGCCCTGAAGTGA
- a CDS encoding potassium channel family protein → MKTKQCLVIGLGRFGTAVATTLYEMGHEVVAIDHNEENVERVMNLVTHAAIVDAGDERALRAMGVADFDVVVVAIGTDVQANILATMNAKSLGATYVVSKAIDEMARRVLERIGADLVIRPEHDMGVRLARQIATPNIVDTLDLGGDYAIVEIEANERVKGTLRDLNLTGRFGVQVIAISHAGKIEVTPRAEDIVRPHDRLVVIGTSHNLDELRRFLGE, encoded by the coding sequence ATGAAGACCAAACAATGCCTCGTGATCGGGCTGGGCCGCTTCGGCACGGCGGTCGCCACCACCCTCTACGAGATGGGGCACGAGGTCGTGGCCATCGACCACAACGAGGAGAACGTCGAGCGGGTGATGAACCTCGTCACGCACGCGGCCATCGTGGACGCCGGAGACGAGCGGGCCCTGCGCGCCATGGGCGTCGCGGACTTCGACGTGGTCGTGGTCGCCATCGGCACGGACGTGCAGGCGAACATCCTGGCGACCATGAACGCCAAGAGCCTGGGCGCCACCTACGTGGTGTCCAAGGCCATCGACGAGATGGCCCGCCGCGTGCTGGAGCGCATCGGGGCCGACCTGGTGATCCGCCCGGAACACGACATGGGCGTGCGTCTGGCGCGGCAGATCGCCACGCCGAACATCGTGGACACCCTCGACCTGGGCGGCGACTACGCCATCGTGGAGATCGAGGCGAACGAGCGCGTGAAGGGCACCCTGCGCGACCTGAACCTCACGGGCCGCTTCGGCGTGCAGGTCATCGCCATCAGCCACGCGGGCAAGATCGAGGTCACGCCGCGCGCCGAGGACATCGTCCGGCCGCACGACCGGCTGGTCGTGATCGGCACCAGCCACAACCTGGACGAGTTGCGCCGCTTCCTGGGCGAGTAA
- a CDS encoding TrkH family potassium uptake protein: MTRPPPAPLPPPSARRLRKPWLSRRSPPQLIALSFAAAIVLGGLLLWLPIMHGVNPDGTRRSVTFLQALFTATSALCVTGLNVLDPAKDFSRLGQVVIMLLIQLGGLGIITFGTSFALLSRRRVNYTERIRLAQQVSALSAGDVLPLIRNIFLYTFVIEAVGALLLLPDFVAREGWARGAFYAVFHSVSAFNNAGFALYSDNLMGFVRDPLVSLVVAALIVLGGMGFLVQLNVVAHLMHRRRHRLMVHSKLVLTMMAALLVFGTVSYLGLEWSNPRTLGPLGFGDKLLASFFQSVTTRTAGFNTLDYGAMGLPVLFISILLMFIGANPGGTGGGIKTSTFYVMMASAWSMVRGRRDTTLFRRRIDTDTVLRAMTVGLLSIGLVNGMLILLLLLNTRQDVLFVQLFFEAVSAFGTVGLSMNTTPLLNPDQHVILILLMFLGRIGPLTFAVAFSRPQGQALVRYPADRDILIG; encoded by the coding sequence ATGACCCGACCGCCTCCCGCTCCCCTGCCGCCGCCGAGCGCGAGGCGGCTGCGTAAGCCGTGGCTGTCGCGGCGCAGTCCGCCGCAGTTGATCGCGCTGTCCTTCGCGGCGGCGATCGTGCTGGGCGGGCTGCTCCTGTGGCTGCCGATCATGCACGGCGTGAACCCGGACGGCACGCGGCGCAGCGTGACCTTCCTGCAAGCGCTCTTCACGGCCACCAGCGCCCTGTGCGTGACGGGCCTGAACGTCCTCGACCCGGCCAAGGACTTCAGCCGGCTGGGGCAGGTGGTGATCATGCTGCTGATCCAGCTGGGCGGGCTGGGGATCATCACCTTCGGGACGTCATTCGCGCTGCTGTCGCGGCGGCGCGTGAACTACACCGAGCGCATCCGGCTGGCGCAGCAGGTGAGTGCCCTGAGCGCCGGGGACGTGCTGCCGCTGATCCGCAACATCTTCCTGTACACCTTCGTGATCGAGGCCGTGGGCGCGCTCCTGCTGCTGCCGGACTTCGTGGCGCGCGAGGGCTGGGCGCGCGGCGCGTTCTACGCGGTGTTCCACTCGGTGAGCGCTTTCAACAACGCGGGCTTCGCGCTGTACAGCGACAACCTGATGGGCTTCGTGCGCGATCCGCTGGTCAGTCTGGTGGTCGCGGCGCTGATCGTGCTGGGCGGCATGGGCTTCCTGGTGCAGCTGAACGTGGTCGCGCACCTGATGCACCGCCGCCGGCACCGCCTGATGGTGCACAGCAAGCTGGTGCTGACCATGATGGCCGCGCTGCTGGTGTTCGGCACCGTGAGCTACCTGGGCCTGGAGTGGAGCAACCCCCGGACGCTGGGGCCGCTGGGCTTCGGGGACAAGCTGCTGGCGTCGTTCTTCCAGAGCGTGACGACGCGCACGGCGGGCTTCAACACCCTCGACTACGGCGCGATGGGCCTGCCGGTGCTGTTCATCTCGATCCTGCTGATGTTCATCGGCGCGAACCCCGGCGGCACCGGCGGCGGCATCAAGACCAGCACCTTCTACGTGATGATGGCCTCGGCGTGGAGCATGGTGCGCGGGCGCCGGGACACCACGCTGTTCCGGCGCCGCATCGACACCGACACGGTGCTGCGCGCCATGACGGTCGGCCTGCTGAGCATCGGGCTGGTCAACGGCATGCTGATCCTGCTGCTGCTGCTCAACACCCGCCAGGACGTGCTGTTTGTCCAGCTGTTCTTCGAGGCGGTCAGCGCCTTCGGCACGGTGGGCCTGAGCATGAACACCACGCCGCTCCTGAACCCGGACCAGCACGTGATCCTGATCCTGCTGATGTTCCTGGGCCGCATCGGGCCGCTCACCTTCGCGGTGGCGTTCAGCCGGCCGCAGGGCCAGGCGCTGGTGCGTTACCCCGCCGACCGCGACATCCTGATCGGGTGA
- a CDS encoding methyltransferase domain-containing protein — protein MPRPARPARPPAARSGADRPHGTGRKASRPKVDHRTRQKAHEYELDALSGLERVAETELAAVPLARDIRGPRFWYPGDPERLTRMKSVVAVYRIQTWDVPRPRGLLGNQQLGELTEYLRSVVEVGGHTSFRLGAAGKESSVMQRLAEELQQGLNLPHDPETGELLIRLRPELDGPGWDVLARITPKPLSARPWRVCNLHGGLNATIAYAVHKLAGQRDVDRIFNPMSGSGTLLIERALMGPSDAMVGVDASQAAVDCARANIHAAKKDIEVACLDALHTGLPARSFDLVVADLPWGDAVGSHVDNEVLYPAFLTEMHRLTSKQGRLAVITHEIRMFERVLQDQQKWHAQELLQVASGGHHPKVYLLHRR, from the coding sequence ATGCCCCGCCCCGCCCGCCCTGCCCGACCCCCCGCCGCCCGGTCCGGGGCCGACCGCCCCCACGGCACCGGCCGCAAGGCCAGCCGGCCCAAGGTGGACCACCGCACCCGCCAGAAAGCGCACGAGTACGAACTCGACGCCCTGAGCGGGCTGGAGCGCGTCGCGGAGACGGAACTCGCTGCCGTGCCGCTGGCGCGCGATATCCGCGGCCCGCGCTTCTGGTATCCCGGCGACCCCGAACGCCTCACCCGCATGAAGAGCGTGGTGGCGGTGTACCGTATCCAGACCTGGGACGTGCCCCGCCCGCGCGGTCTGCTCGGCAACCAGCAGCTCGGGGAACTCACCGAGTACCTGCGCAGCGTCGTGGAGGTCGGCGGCCACACGTCCTTCCGCCTGGGCGCGGCCGGCAAGGAGTCCAGCGTCATGCAGCGGCTGGCCGAGGAACTCCAGCAGGGCCTGAACCTGCCCCATGACCCGGAGACCGGCGAACTGCTGATCCGGCTGCGTCCGGAGCTGGATGGTCCCGGCTGGGACGTGCTGGCCCGCATCACCCCGAAACCGCTGTCGGCGCGGCCGTGGCGGGTGTGCAACCTGCACGGCGGCCTGAACGCCACCATCGCCTACGCCGTGCACAAGCTCGCCGGGCAGCGCGACGTGGACCGGATCTTCAACCCCATGAGCGGCAGCGGCACCCTGCTGATCGAGCGCGCCCTGATGGGCCCCAGCGACGCGATGGTCGGCGTGGACGCCAGCCAGGCCGCCGTGGACTGCGCGCGGGCGAACATCCACGCCGCGAAAAAGGACATCGAGGTCGCGTGCCTGGACGCCCTGCACACCGGCCTGCCGGCCCGCTCCTTCGACCTGGTCGTTGCCGACCTCCCGTGGGGCGACGCGGTGGGCAGCCACGTGGACAACGAGGTGCTGTATCCCGCCTTCCTGACAGAGATGCACCGCCTGACCAGCAAGCAGGGCCGCCTGGCCGTCATCACGCACGAGATCAGGATGTTCGAGCGGGTGTTGCAGGATCAGCAGAAATGGCACGCGCAGGAACTGTTGCAGGTCGCCAGCGGCGGCCACCACCCGAAGGTCTACCTGCTGCACCGGCGGTAG